ATCCTATCCCTGACATATGCCCAaacatctctcctcctcaacCATCTTCAGCATTACATGCAGCTATAATCACTTGCTGTAGCTTGTCTTAGTAGTTTTGACTCGTAGTGTTACTTATTACTTCTCTTTTACCTCTTTAGAGGCTGGGGCAGTAGAGGCTGGGGCAGATGTCTTGGGCGTGGGTTTTTCCTCTTTGACCTCCACGGCTGCCTTGCTCTTGGCAGGCTTGGGGGCGACCTTCTCTCCATTGGTGATGGTCTCTACGGTTTGGGTCAGAACCACCTCCTCCTTTGGGCTTCCAGCTGTCTGGGTGGGACTCTTCTGTTTTCCGTTGGTGacagctgcctcctcctcctccttctcctcctccttctccttctcctcctgcttctgctcAGCGTCTGCTGCCTCCTTTATCCCCTTCTTACCCTTccctgccactttctctgtatcacctttcttctcctctttctctgtatcactcttcttctcctctccttctgaatcactcttcttctcctctttctctgaatcactcttcttctcctctccttttgaatcactcttcttctcctctttctctacatcactcttcttcccctctcctgagtcactcttcttctcctctttctctacatcactcttcttcccctctcctgagtcactcttcttctcctctttctctgtatgactctttttctcctctttctctacatcactcttcttctcctctccttttgaatcactcttcttctcctctttctctgtatcactcttcttctcctctccttttgaatcactctttttctcctctttctctacatcactcttcttcccctctcctgagtcactcttcttctcctctttctctgtatcactcttcttctcctctccttctgaatcactcttcttctcctctttctctgtatcactcttcttctcctctctttctgaatcactcttcttcttctcctctccttctgagtcactcttcttctcctttttctctatatcactcttcttctcctctccttctgagtcactctttttctctttctctcctgactcTTGTTCTTTATCATCCTGCTCCTCATCTTTAGATCCTTTGCtggtttcttcctcttcctcagcatcTGCCTtcgcttcctcctctccctcctccttatCCCCCtctacttcttcttcctcctcctcctcctctcctgtaggGGGTGTAGCACTCACTTTAGGCTGCTTGGAGGCAGCCACCTCTTCTTCCAcagcctcctgctcttcctcccccccctcctcttcctcaccccccTCTGCCTGAAGCTCCTCCGCTACGGCGGCCAGTTCCTCGTTCAGGTCTGCCTGTTTGTCCTCTTTCTTTGCTTTGGAGGTCATTGGCTGACGGTATGGGAAGGCGGGACTTGGGTAGGAATCAACAAAACCCCTAAAGCGAGTCTCTTCACCCTCCAGAAGATTcctgcacagacacaagaaGTTTGAGCATGGCTGTGTGCCCGTGTGGCACGCGCTAATATCATATTATTCTGCAGACTGACTCACCTGTAGGCAGCGATCTCAGCATCCAGAGCCATCTTGACATTGAGCAGATCCTGGTATTCCCTGAGGTGGTGAGACATCTCCCTCTTCATTCCCTTCAGCTCGCTGTCCAGCTGATGGATCATATCCTGGGGAAGAaggaagagggaagaaggggCTGTATTAGAAGAGAGCAGGACAGGGTCAGAGTCTCATCACAAGCACATGTCATTGGCTAGAgtctcatcacaaacacatctcaTTGGCTAGAGtctcaccacaaacacatctcaTTGGCTAAGACCTGAGTACAGGCACTAGCAATGAGGCTCTGTGGATGTTTGTTATTGGCTGATATCTCACACTTGTTTAGTACTGCAACAAACACACTTTGCCACCAAATTCAGACCTATTAGTTATGAAGACTGTAAAATATATTGAGATACGTCTTACTAATTAAGTTTATGCTGTTTTAATTAAACTAACTGTGTATGAAATCCTATGTGTACAAGACAAAAACTGAAGGAAAATTGTGATCTTCTTTGGCACTTAATgattcacatacatgcatgtttgtTAATTTGTCCATTTTCATACTTATATGCAGTCTGCATTTTTGCATGGAGCTTGCATGCAACAGGAtcgtatttatatatttaccatGACGAATTTACAATAATTATCGCTCAACCGAAACTAACCTGGTAGCTGCCTAGGT
This genomic window from Clupea harengus unplaced genomic scaffold, Ch_v2.0.2, whole genome shotgun sequence contains:
- the LOC122132269 gene encoding neurofilament medium polypeptide-like gives rise to the protein MDVIGDSSRRRMLETRGIRASPSASLRSHSWSQRAPGSTSMSYKRATNVPASRAYTSASAAVLATPGSLELSSALNADHARNNEKEQLQGLNDRFVSYIDKVRYLEEQNKLLETEIQELRQRKFTQSKLSDAFDQELSELRSTLEQLHREKAQIIVDADNIEEDIHRLKNRFDDEARFREKTEIAIWELKKEKDDSVLIKSDLEKKVQSLLDEADFLRSNHAVEVSELLAQLQEAQVPVDMREFSKTDITSALREIRAQLDGLSSQNLQQAEEVFQCRYAKLSDAADQNKDAIKSVRDEIADYRRQLQVKNVELEALHGTKDSLDRQLNDTEDRHNNDLGSYQDMIHQLDSELKGMKREMSHHLREYQDLLNVKMALDAEIAAYRNLLEGEETRFRGFVDSYPSPAFPYRQPMTSKAKKEDKQADLNEELAAVAEELQAEGGEEEEGGEEEQEAVEEEVAASKQPKVSATPPTGEEEEEEEEVEGDKEEGEEEAKADAEEEEETSKGSKDEEQDDKEQESGEKEKKSDSEGEEKKKGKKSDVEKEEKKSDSKGEEKKSDTEKEEKKSDSKGEEKKSDVEKEEKKSHTEKEEKKSDSGEGKKSDVEKEEKKSDSGEGKKSDVEKEEKKSDSKGEEKKSDSEKEEKKSDSEGEEKKSDTEKEEKKGDTEKEKEEEKEEEEAAVTNGKQKSPTQTAGSPKEEVVLTQTVETITNGEKVAPKPAKSKAAVEVKEEKPTPKTSAPASTAPASKEVKEK